GGCCGTGCCGGCTCCCACATCGAGCGCGGTTCCCTGTTCGACTTGCGGGACGACCGACGCCGTGATTTTCTTCCAGCGGTAATGGAGTCCGAAGCTCAGCAGCGTGTTGTTGAGATCGTAGACGCCCGCGATGGCCGTGAACATTCGCTGTACGGCCTGTTCGCGTGCCGGTCCTGACCAGGTCGACACCGCCTGCGCAGGGGCCTGGGTGCCGGATGGAGCAGAAGATTGTCGCGCTTGTACCATGGCGCCGTGGTAACACCTGCTTTCAGACTTTGTCAAGGCAACAGGACGGCCATGGTATAATCCCGCGCCTATGAGCAATATGATCACCATAAAAGGCGCCCGCGAACATAACCTCAAAAATATCGACGTCACGATTCCGCGCGATAAGCTGGTGGTCATTACCGGCTTGAGCGGATCGGGCAAGTCGTCGCTCGCGTTCGACACCATTTACGCCGAAGGGCAGCGGCGTTATGTCGAATCCCTGTCGGCCTACGCCCGGCAGTTCCTGGAGCAGATGGGCAAGCCGGATGTCGATTCGATCGAGGGGCTGTCGCCCGCGATTTCCATCGAGCAAAAGAGTACCAGCCACAATCCTCGTTCCACTGTCGGGACCGTCACGGAGATCTACGACTATCTGCGATTGCTGTTCGCGCGGGTCGGGCGCCCCTACTGTTTTCAGTGCGGAGAAGAAATCGCCGCGCAGACCGTTCAGCAGATGGTTGATGCCATCGCAGGTCTGCCGGAAGGAAGCAAGTTTCAGATTTTGGCGCCGATTGTCCGGGGGCGAAAAGGGGAATATCGCAAAGAGCTGCTTGAGATGCGCAAGGCCGGGTATGTCCGGGCCCGCGTGAACGGCGAGATCGTCGATCTCGGAGAGGACATCGTCCTCGATAAACAGAAGAAGCACACGATTGAAATCATCGTCGATCGCCTGGTGATGAAGGCGGGGGATGCGCTGATGCGGCGCCTGGCCGACTCGGTCGAGACCTCGTTGAAACTCACCGGCGGACTGGTGGCGGTCCTGACCGATAACGGCAAGACGCGTCTCTATAGCGACAAGCTGGCCTGCATCAAGTGCGGCGTGAGCTACCCGGAAGTCGAACCGCGCATCTTCTCATTTAATAGCCCGCACGGAGCTTGCCCGGCCTGCGACGGCATCGGTTACGCCATGACCCCCGGCTGTCCGGAAGAAGAGGATTTTACGTTGCTGGATGCCTGCGAGGTCTGCCAGGGCGCCAGGCTCAAGCCGGAAAGCCTCGCGATCAAGCTGGAGAGGAAATCCATCGCCGAAGTCACGAGCCTGTCGATCAGAGCCGCGGCGGAGTTTTTTGTCTCGCTGAAGTTTACCGATCGTGAACTCGTCATCGCGCATCGCATTTTGAAAGAGATTCGCGAACGGCTCGGTTTTCTGGTGAACGTCGGGTTGGACTACCTCACACTGAATCGGGCAGCGGCGACTTTGTCCGGCGGCGAGGGACAGCGGATCAGGCTGGCCACGCAAATTGGCTCAGGCCTCGTCGGCGTCCTCTATATTCTCGACGAACCGTCGATCGGGTTGCACCAGCGGGACAACCGCCGGCTCTTGCAGACTCTGCTGCGGTTGCGCGATCTCGGCAATACGGTCGTGGTGGTGGAGCATGACGCCGAAACGATGATGGCCGCAGATCACCTGCTCGACATGGGGCCCGGCGCCGGCACGCAAGGCGGCCATGTCATCGCCCAGGGGACGCCGCAAGAGGTGATGGGCAATCCCGATTCCATCACCGGCCAGTATCTGCGCGGCATTCAGACCGTCTCGCTGCCGCAGCGCGACCGCAAGC
The sequence above is drawn from the Nitrospira sp. genome and encodes:
- the uvrA gene encoding excinuclease ABC subunit UvrA, giving the protein MITIKGAREHNLKNIDVTIPRDKLVVITGLSGSGKSSLAFDTIYAEGQRRYVESLSAYARQFLEQMGKPDVDSIEGLSPAISIEQKSTSHNPRSTVGTVTEIYDYLRLLFARVGRPYCFQCGEEIAAQTVQQMVDAIAGLPEGSKFQILAPIVRGRKGEYRKELLEMRKAGYVRARVNGEIVDLGEDIVLDKQKKHTIEIIVDRLVMKAGDALMRRLADSVETSLKLTGGLVAVLTDNGKTRLYSDKLACIKCGVSYPEVEPRIFSFNSPHGACPACDGIGYAMTPGCPEEEDFTLLDACEVCQGARLKPESLAIKLERKSIAEVTSLSIRAAAEFFVSLKFTDRELVIAHRILKEIRERLGFLVNVGLDYLTLNRAAATLSGGEGQRIRLATQIGSGLVGVLYILDEPSIGLHQRDNRRLLQTLLRLRDLGNTVVVVEHDAETMMAADHLLDMGPGAGTQGGHVIAQGTPQEVMGNPDSITGQYLRGIQTVSLPQRDRKPKGYLTVANAQKHNLKNVTAKIPLGMLTCVTGVSGSGKSTLVLEVLFHSLSQMLYQKKPKIDGCKELRGVDALDKVIDIDQSPIGRTPRSNPATYTGLFSFIRDLYSNLPESRVRGYKPGRYSFNVKGGRCEACQGDGLIKIEMHFLPDVYVTCEVCKGQRYNRETMEILHKGKSIADVLNMTVDDAVEFFEHIPFIKRKLETLHDVGLHYVKLGQSATTLSGGEAQRVKLSRELSKRPTGRTMYILDEPTTGLHFADVQRLIDVLDRLVEAGNTVLVIEHNLDVIKNADWIIDLGPEGGDRGGEIVVEGPPREVAKSKRSYTGQVLKEAGL